A window from Candidatus Eremiobacterota bacterium encodes these proteins:
- a CDS encoding extradiol dioxygenase codes for MDVRTLDHVNITTGDVDRTAGFLTSVLGLEDGPRPAFGTPGRWLYRNGTAVVHVSDARDKEITHADDAARRDASRSVAKGVVDHVAFRCSGYRETLAQLRALGVPVHEATIPGTADRQLFVDGPDDVSFELIFSAADAAGA; via the coding sequence ATGGACGTACGCACGCTCGACCACGTCAACATTACCACCGGAGACGTCGACCGGACCGCCGGCTTTCTCACGTCGGTCCTGGGGTTGGAGGACGGGCCGCGCCCGGCGTTCGGCACGCCCGGCCGCTGGCTGTACCGCAACGGGACCGCGGTCGTGCACGTCAGCGACGCGCGCGACAAAGAGATCACCCATGCAGACGACGCTGCGCGACGCGACGCGTCGCGGAGCGTCGCGAAAGGGGTCGTCGATCACGTCGCGTTCCGCTGCAGCGGCTACCGCGAGACGCTCGCGCAGCTGCGCGCGCTCGGCGTTCCGGTGCACGAAGCGACGATTCCGGGCACCGCCGACCGCCAACTCTTCGTCGACGGCCCCGACGACGTCTCGTTCGAGCTGATCTTTTCCGCGGCGGACGCCGCCGGAGCGTAA